The following proteins are encoded in a genomic region of Hippoglossus hippoglossus isolate fHipHip1 chromosome 3, fHipHip1.pri, whole genome shotgun sequence:
- the LOC117752529 gene encoding stathmin-4-like — translation MTLAAYREKMRELPLVSLFCSCILPQPRDATVDKKEAGVVDLNLCNIRDMEVIELSKRASGQAFEVILKPPTFDGGPELRATTPPRHKPSLEEIQKKLDAAQERRKCQEAELLKHLAERREHEREVAQKALTKERQEHRAEANKQQRQMHLSASQERLQEEDKHSVEVS, via the exons ATGACTCTGGCAG CATACAGAGAGAAGATGCGAGagctccccctggtgtctctcttCTGCTCCTGCATCCTTCCTCAGCCCAGAGACGCCACAGTTGACAAGAAGGAAG cagGCGTGGTGGACTTGAACCTGTGCAACATCCGGGACATGGAGGTGATCGAGCTGAGCAAGCGGGCGAGCGGCCAGGCCTTCGAGGTCATCCTGAAGCCGCCCACCTTCGACGGTGGCCCCGAGCTCAGGGCGACCACGCCTCCTCGCCATAAACCATCGCTGGAGGAGATTCAGAAGAAACTGGACGCCGCTCAGGAGAGAAGAAAG TGTCAGGAGGCGGAGCTGCTTAAACATCTGGCCGAGAGGAGGGAGCACGAGCGGGAAGTCGCTCAGAAAGCTCTGACCAAAGAGCGGCAGGAGCATCGCGCCGAAGCCAACAAGCAGCAGCGGCAGATGCACCTGAGCGCCTCACAGgagcggctgcaggaggag gacaagcacagtgtggag